A window from Primulina huaijiensis isolate GDHJ02 chromosome 11, ASM1229523v2, whole genome shotgun sequence encodes these proteins:
- the LOC140989016 gene encoding uncharacterized protein: MQAIKEKLNDMSAMRKAKADAKQEEKEERELAKARVEVAHEVRLAREAEAAMDLHVNKAVGKVEEHQRKHPNPDNGTAAFMDTTTPDAYANAQHPNSPAASPGYSTNTAYGSARDGDPQDPYDCDGFDTTTNVGSGATTGTGYTRNMSGGPPTNLR; encoded by the exons ATGCAGGCAATCAAGGAGAAGTTGAACGACATGAGCGCAATGCGCAAAGCCAAGGCCGatgcaaaacaagaagaaaag GAAGAGAGAGAGTTGGCCAAAGCAAGAGTGGAGGTAGCCCACGAGGTGAGACTGGCCCGAGAAGCTGAAGCGGCTATGGATCTCCACGTCAACAAAGCAGTCGGGAAGGTGGAGGAGCATCAGAGAAAGCACCCAAATCCCGACAACGGAACCGCCGCTTTCATGGACACCACCACGCCGGACGCTTACGCTAATGCTCAGCATCCCAATTCCCCGGCGGCATCGCCTGGATATTCAACCAACACTGCGTATGGCAGCGCTCGTGACGGTGACCCACAAGATCCCTATGACTGTGACGGTTTTGATACGACCACCAACGTGGGCTCCGGTGCCACCACCGGAACCGGATACACTCGTAACATGTCCGGCGGCCCGCCCACCAACTTGCGCTGA
- the LOC140989004 gene encoding heavy metal-associated isoprenylated plant protein 4, with the protein MAKEEKKVEVITAVYKAYLHCPKCAVDIQRPLMGIPGVQNVDVKFENGEIIVKGINIDAKKIHARLEKWSKKKVQFVSESKSKLDEEKKIKETIKTITMKAYLHCDECEKEARRRLLNHKGVHNVKTDIKAQTITVEGAIESEKLVKFMRERVHKYVEIIPPKEKKEEKKEEKKDEKKEEKKDEKKEEKKEEKKDEKKEEKKEEKKVEKKEEKKDGKKVGEFKEIEKIEVKNKEGEVPYFIHYVYAPQLFSDENPNACSIL; encoded by the exons ATggcaaaagaagaaaagaaagttgaAGTAATCACTGCTGTTTACAAAGCTTACTTGCATTGCCCAAAATGTGCAGTCGACATTCAAAGGCCTCTCATGGGAATCCCAG GAGTACAAAATGTGGatgtaaaatttgaaaatggTGAGATTATAGTTAAAGGTATTAATATTGATGCAAAGAAGATTCATGCACGCCTAGAGAAATGGAGTAAGAAAAAAGTTCAATTTGTCTCGGAAAGTAAGTCCAAACTGGATGAAGagaaaaaa ATCAAGGAGACCATAAAAACCATTACTATGAAGGCTTACTTGCACTGTGATGAATGTGAGAAGGAGGCACGTAGGAGATTGCTCAATCACAAAG GAGTACATAATGTAAAAACGGACATAAAAGCTCAAACTATAACGGTCGAAGGTGCGATAGAATCCGAAAAACTCGTAAAATTTATGCGCGAAAGGGTTCACAAATACGTTGAAATCATACCACCTAAggagaagaaagaagagaaaaaagaagagaaaaaggatgagaaaaaagaagagaagaaggatgagaaaaaagaagagaagaagGAGGAAaagaaagatgagaaaaaagaagagaagaagGAGGAAAAGAAAGTagagaaaaaagaagagaagaagGATGGGAAAAAAGTCGGGGAATTTAAGGAAATAGAGAAAATAGAAGTTAAAAACAAGGAGGGGGAGGTCCCTTACTTCATCCATTATGTGTATGCACCTCAATTGTTTAGTGATGAAAATCCAAATGCATGTTCCATTTTGTAG
- the LOC140988992 gene encoding transcription termination factor MTERF4, chloroplastic, with amino-acid sequence MAMLVRKVQNLKAVVRVASENPILIAFLKHLRNSPVACFEESLQKPYSTDSSKFPEYQMPTVTWGVIQGRKEKLVSRVIVCDYLKSIGIIPDELEGLELPSTVEVMRERVEFLQKIGITIDDFNEYPLMLGCSVRKNIIPVLGYLEKIGIPRGRMGEFVKNYPQCLHASVVVELAPVIRCLRGLDVEKQDIGYVLMKYPELLGFKLEGTMSTSVAYLVSIGVNPRDIGPMVTQYPYILGMRVGTMIKPLVEYLVSLGLPKKVLARMFEKRAYILGYNLEETVKPNIDCLMSFGVRREALPSIIAQYPQIIGLPLKAKLSSQQFFFNLKLKISPDGFALVVEKMPQIVSLNQKVIMKPVEFLIGRGISPDDVAKMVVKCPQLVALQIGLMKNSYYYYKTEIGRPVKELVEFPEYLTYSLESRIKPRYQRLQSKGIRCSLAWFLNCSDQRFEERLQGEYIDAESTGPTFFMGGKLELPGSEIVSEEEDDSDDEILYRRTVSL; translated from the coding sequence ATGGCCATGCTTGTGAGGAAAGTCCAAAACTTGAAAGCTGTAGTGCGAGTAGCCTCGGAAAATCCGATTCTAATAGCATTCTTGAAACACCTCCGAAATTCCCCGGTCGCATGTTTTGAAGAATCGCTTCAAAAACCCTACTCGACGGATTCATCGAAATTTCCTGAATATCAAATGCCCACGGTCACGTGGGGAGTAATTCAAGGCCGGAAGGAGAAGTTAGTGTCAAGGGTTATTGTTTGCGACTACTTGAAATCTATAGGGATAATCCCAGATGAATTGGAGGGACTTGAATTGCCCTCCACGGTCGAGGTAATGCGCGAGAGAGTCGAGTTTTTGCAGAAAATAGGCATCACTATCGATGACTTTAATGAATACCCGTTAATGCTAGGTTGCAGTGTGCGTAAGAACATCATTCCGGTTTTGGGATACTTGGAAAAGATTGGGATTCCTAGGGGAAGAATGGGCGAGTTTGTGAAAAATTATCCTCAATGCTTACATGCTAGTGTAGTGGTGGAGCTTGCTCCAGTTATTAGGTGTTTACGTGGGCTTGATGTGGAAAAACAAGATATCGGGTATGTATTGATGAAATATCCAGAACTTTTAGGTTTTAAGCTTGAAGGAACGATGAGTACTTCGGTTGCTTATTTGGTTAGTATAGGGGTTAACCCTCGGGATATTGGACCAATGGTGACTCAGTATCCATATATCTTGGGGATGCGAGTCGGGACAATGATAAAACCACTTGTCGAGTATTTAGTCTCGTTGGGTTTACCGAAGAAGGTTTTGGCAAGAATGTTTGAGAAGCGGGCATATATTCTTGGTTATAATCTTGAAGAAACTGTGAAACCAAACATTGATTGTTTGATGAGTTTTGGTGTTCGGAGAGAAGCACTTCCTTCAATTATTGCACAATATCCACAAATTATTGGACTCCCTTTGAAAGCAAAATTATCATCACAacaattctttttcaatttgAAGCTCAAGATCAGTCCTGATGGATTTGCTCTAGTGGTCGAGAAAATGCCGCAGATCGTTAGCCTTAACCAAAAGGTGATTATGAAACCTGTAGAATTCCTTATTGGACGCGGTATTTCTCCCGATGATGTAGCAAAAATGGTCGTTAAGTGTCCTCAATTAGTTGCTCTACAAATCGGCCTTATGAAAAacagttattattattacaagaCTGAAATAGGAAGGCCAGTGAAAGAGCTTGTCGAGTTTCCTGAATACTTGACTTACAGCTTGGAATCAAGGATTAAACCAAGGTACCAGAGATTACAGAGCAAGGGGATTAGATGTTCTTTGGCTTGGTTCCTTAACTGTAGTGATCAGAGGTTTGAAGAGAGATTACAAGGAGAATATATAGATGCAGAGAGCACGGGTCCAACCTTTTTTATGGGTGGCAAGTTAGAGCTTCCAGGAAGTGAGATTGTATCAGAAGAAGAGGATGACAGTGACGATGAAATACTCTATAGACGCACTGTTTCTTTGTAG
- the LOC140988240 gene encoding E3 ubiquitin-protein ligase PUB23-like, translated as MDIPEDFRCPISTELMKDPVTISTGVSYERKNIEKWFYVYKKTTCPATMQMVEVFDVTPNHTLKNLIYAWCISKGYQKPGFIGPVSSKHDELVSILGTIDSTPFKVSCLRKLWDILEMSDEFKEDFKASGGVEALVKIITQILAESLDFAAFRACEEALGVLNQVPFSEEDERILNILMRPECMKSMAIMLQRGSLEARFCTISVFQKISRSDYQWNVHVAEENGIDFFKTLLDILSDENCTKASSCSLQVLVEILDSSKKARLKSIEAGAICTLVELLPDSNRWKCEKIMYLMKLMCECAEGRLALVEHGMGIAAVSKKMMNVSNLVTKIGVKILWLILNYHASERVLEEILVCGAVGRLLSLLHIDGGVSGQTTERVVKILQLHGGRWRRYPCFPIEFKK; from the coding sequence atggaTATTCCTGAAGATTTTAGATGTCCCATTTCAACGGAGCTCATGAAAGATCCTGTAACGATCTCTACGGGCGTCAGCTACGAGAGGAAAAACATCGAAAAATGGTTTTACGTTTACAAGAAGACGACATGTCCTGCAACAATGCAGATGGTCGAGGTTTTTGACGTGACTCCAAATCATACTCTCAAGAATTTGATATATGCATGGTGTATCTCAAAAGGATATCAGAAACCTGGTTTTATTGGGCCCGTTTCGAGTAAACACGATGAATTGGTCTCGATTCTTGGAACGATTGACTCCACACCGTTTAAGGTAAGTTGTTTGCGAAAACTCTGGGATATTCTTGAAATGAGTGATGAGTTTAAGGAAGATTTCAAGGCATCAGGAGGAGTGGAGGCTCTTGTGAAGATAATCACACAGATTTTAGCCGAATCTTTGGATTTCGCAGCGTTCCGAGCTTGTGAGGAGGCTCTAGGAGTTTTGAATCAGGTTCCATTTTCAGAAGAAGATGAGAGGATCCTTAATATCTTGATGAGACCTGAGTGCATGAAATCCATGGCGATCATGCTTCAGAGAGGCAGTTTAGAAGCAAGATTTTGCACGATTTCAGTGTTTCAAAAGATTTCAAGATCAGATTATCAATGGAATGTTCATGTTGCAGAAGAAAATGGGATCGATTTCTTTAAAACATTGTTAGACATTTTATCTGATGAAAATTGTACTAAAGCAAGTTCTTGTTCTTTGCAAGTGTTGGTAGAAATCTTGGATTCGTCAAAAAAAGCCAGGTTAAAATCCATCGAAGCTGGAGCGATTTGTACACTGGTCGAACTTCTCCCGGATTCGAACAGATGGAAATGTGAGAAAATCATGTATTTGATGAAGTTAATGTGCGAATGTGCGGAAGGGAGATTGGCTCTTGTTGAACATGGAATGGGGATTGCTGCTGTTTCGAAGAAGATGATGAATGTGTCGAATCTTGTTACTAAAATTGGTGTGAAGATTCTTTGGTTGATCTTAAATTATCATGCGAGTGAAAGggttttggaagaaatattggTTTGTGGAGCGGTGGGAAGATTGCTGTCGCTGTTACATATCGACGGCGGTGTCAGTGGGCAGACCACGGAAAGGGTCGTGAAAATCTTGCAGTTGCACGGCGGAAGGTGGCGGCGTTATCCTTGTTTTCCTATTGAGTTCAAGAAATAA